Proteins encoded within one genomic window of Candidatus Hepatoplasma crinochetorum Av:
- a CDS encoding UTP--glucose-1-phosphate uridylyltransferase — translation MKYNNKQKITKAVIPVAGLGTRFLPFTKTIPKEMLPILNIPSIEYIVKDAVNAGIKDIIFVTSARKKALADYTDSYLWLEDELRKKNKIEELKLIQFLPKIANYIFVRQSKQLGLGDAVLKAKYAIGNEPFALLLGDDILLNNFKNITNDSILKNLINSYQKYQSIIVLLKKIEGKEIEKYGVVGIEKKIDQKNFLLNSLIEKPTFKKAPSDLAIMGRYILEPKIFDYLEKEQIDPNTGEIQLTNAISKYLLDKNNVYGVLFEGKRYDMGNLLGFLEANIDFALNDKKYRKVFAELLKEKIKNI, via the coding sequence ATGAAATATAATAATAAACAAAAAATTACCAAAGCTGTAATTCCTGTTGCGGGACTAGGAACTAGATTTCTTCCTTTTACAAAAACAATTCCAAAGGAAATGTTACCAATTTTAAATATTCCATCAATTGAATATATTGTAAAAGATGCGGTGAATGCTGGAATTAAAGATATTATTTTTGTAACTTCTGCAAGAAAAAAAGCACTTGCAGATTATACTGATTCTTATCTTTGATTAGAAGATGAATTACGAAAAAAAAATAAAATTGAGGAGTTGAAATTAATTCAATTCCTTCCAAAAATTGCAAATTATATTTTTGTAAGACAGTCAAAACAATTGGGATTAGGAGATGCTGTATTAAAAGCAAAATATGCAATTGGTAATGAACCCTTTGCTCTACTTTTGGGAGACGATATTTTACTTAATAATTTTAAAAATATTACAAATGATTCAATTTTAAAAAATTTAATAAATTCTTATCAAAAATATCAATCAATAATTGTTCTTTTAAAAAAAATTGAAGGAAAAGAAATTGAAAAATACGGAGTTGTAGGAATAGAAAAAAAAATTGATCAAAAAAATTTCCTTTTAAATTCACTTATTGAAAAACCAACATTTAAAAAAGCTCCTTCAGATCTTGCAATTATGGGTCGATATATTTTAGAACCTAAAATATTTGATTATCTTGAAAAAGAGCAAATAGATCCAAATACAGGCGAAATTCAATTAACTAATGCAATAAGTAAATATCTTCTAGATAAAAATAATGTTTATGGAGTATTATTTGAGGGTAAAAGATATGATATGGGAAATCTTTTGGGTTTCTTAGAAGCAAATATTGATTTTGCTCTTAATGATAAAAAATATCGTAAAGTATTTGCTGAACTTTTAAAAGAAAAAATTAAAAATATTTAA